A single Gemmatimonadota bacterium DNA region contains:
- a CDS encoding aldo/keto reductase → MNNLPARSFGRTGMRPAALAMGAAFLHESPEAVEAIQTALELGVNYFDTYPGHHEEKWGDALSGVPRSSYYLQAKIGTHPERRKDFSGESARWSLDQSLRSLKTDYLDCVLVHDPADVDELLREGAVFDVLREMKSQGVVRNIGLGARSHDWHVRLIDEGFCDVSLTFLDYTLVNQSAAATIFPAARKRATGVILASVQGMGLLTGQEPDPERERGMHPGSEPRAHRIWTWCREHGVNIRHLAIQFCLAAPVDSIVMFGPASIRHVQEAYEAATETISTELWEAFDRDFGIRPGMDAGLS, encoded by the coding sequence GTGAACAACCTACCCGCCCGTTCGTTCGGGCGAACCGGCATGCGTCCGGCGGCGCTGGCCATGGGAGCCGCCTTTCTTCACGAAAGTCCCGAGGCGGTCGAGGCCATTCAGACCGCCCTGGAACTGGGCGTCAACTATTTCGATACCTATCCGGGCCACCACGAGGAGAAATGGGGTGACGCGCTTTCCGGCGTTCCCCGGTCCTCCTACTATCTCCAGGCCAAGATCGGCACCCATCCCGAACGCAGGAAGGACTTCTCCGGGGAAAGCGCCAGGTGGAGCCTGGACCAGAGCCTGCGATCCCTGAAGACAGACTACCTCGACTGCGTACTCGTGCACGATCCGGCCGATGTGGACGAATTGCTGCGCGAAGGCGCGGTTTTCGACGTGCTGCGCGAAATGAAATCGCAGGGCGTGGTCAGGAACATAGGGCTCGGTGCCCGTTCCCATGACTGGCACGTACGGCTGATCGACGAAGGCTTCTGCGACGTGTCCCTGACCTTCCTGGACTACACCCTGGTCAATCAGTCGGCCGCAGCCACCATCTTTCCGGCGGCCAGGAAGCGGGCAACGGGCGTCATCCTGGCCAGCGTGCAGGGCATGGGCCTGCTCACCGGACAGGAGCCCGATCCGGAACGCGAGCGGGGCATGCATCCAGGGTCCGAGCCGCGCGCCCATCGAATCTGGACCTGGTGCCGCGAGCATGGTGTCAACATTCGCCACCTGGCCATACAGTTCTGCCTGGCGGCGCCGGTGGACAGCATCGTCATGTTCGGACCGGCGAGCATCCGGCACGTCCAGGAGGCCTACGAGGCCGCCACCGAGACGATTTCGACCGAACTCTGGGAAGCGTTCGACCGGGATTTCGGCATCCGTCCGGGCATGGATGCCGGACTGTCATAA
- a CDS encoding cupin domain-containing protein, with the protein MMSIRVRNWRDQAPYVGHISALVWTLYQSHDKDETSPPEINRLHGINSFVKHGLQGHQHSDHHQHDAIEQLYFILRGRGQLLIGDDKVDVRDGTAVYMPVNVPHQAFNDSEGWMEHLIVSCPLDEIREGTPAVRDWRDVHPVVLEGGTVSWPLLRREEEAPAGEGGVLQRVQSVTRYAVQGRQGTAWQQLDGIELVHYVLSGFGIVVDLDGDRQLVTEGSAVHVLPGVAHRFSNEGEGWLEYVTFAVDVGEVEAPDESEVFEESAAPAEQYGVEEIAESAVVAEVDWDDADAVETEEEIEEDGADDDVESAQAEDEAEAEAEDEVEAAADDAATTEEEADDEAEVAAEVAEATDDGETEVELDDAEVEEVADEDVAVEDVDDAEVEEVADEDVDDAEVEEDAEVEEEEIEDLVEEDQTEADQAEADQATGSVEADDDDFDLEDDDADFDIEDEDETAVEDETGEDDDSPDADRR; encoded by the coding sequence ATGATGAGCATCCGCGTGCGAAACTGGCGTGACCAGGCGCCTTATGTCGGGCATATCAGCGCGCTGGTCTGGACGCTATACCAGTCCCATGACAAAGACGAGACCTCTCCGCCGGAAATCAACCGGCTCCACGGCATCAACAGTTTCGTCAAGCACGGTCTGCAGGGCCATCAACACTCGGACCACCACCAGCACGACGCCATAGAGCAGTTGTATTTCATCCTCCGCGGGCGCGGCCAGTTGCTGATCGGGGACGACAAGGTGGACGTACGGGACGGCACGGCCGTCTACATGCCCGTCAACGTGCCTCACCAGGCGTTCAACGACAGCGAAGGCTGGATGGAGCACCTGATCGTCAGTTGCCCGCTCGACGAAATCCGGGAGGGCACGCCCGCGGTGCGGGACTGGCGCGACGTCCATCCGGTCGTACTGGAAGGCGGCACCGTGTCCTGGCCGCTCCTGCGACGCGAGGAGGAAGCCCCGGCCGGCGAAGGCGGCGTGCTCCAGCGCGTGCAAAGCGTGACCCGATATGCGGTTCAGGGGCGCCAGGGAACGGCCTGGCAGCAGCTGGATGGCATCGAGCTGGTCCACTACGTGCTCAGCGGATTCGGGATCGTCGTGGATCTGGACGGAGACCGCCAACTGGTCACGGAAGGTTCCGCGGTCCACGTGCTGCCCGGGGTTGCCCATCGATTCTCCAACGAGGGCGAGGGCTGGCTCGAGTATGTCACGTTCGCCGTCGATGTTGGTGAGGTCGAAGCGCCGGACGAATCCGAAGTATTCGAGGAGTCCGCAGCGCCGGCTGAGCAGTACGGCGTGGAGGAAATCGCCGAGTCCGCCGTGGTGGCGGAAGTCGACTGGGACGACGCCGACGCGGTGGAGACCGAAGAGGAAATCGAGGAGGACGGGGCCGACGATGACGTGGAGTCGGCACAGGCCGAAGATGAGGCCGAGGCAGAGGCTGAAGATGAGGTGGAGGCCGCGGCGGATGACGCCGCGACGACCGAAGAGGAGGCCGATGACGAAGCGGAGGTCGCAGCGGAAGTCGCCGAGGCGACCGATGATGGCGAAACGGAAGTAGAATTAGATGACGCCGAGGTCGAGGAGGTCGCGGACGAGGATGTCGCAGTAGAGGATGTAGATGACGCCGAGGTCGAGGAGGTCGCGGACGAGGATGTAGATGACGCCGAGGTCGAGGAAGACGCCGAGGTTGAGGAAGAGGAAATAGAAGATTTGGTCGAAGAGGACCAGACCGAAGCGGACCAGGCCGAAGCGGACCAGGCTACCGGAAGTGTCGAAGCGGACGACGACGATTTCGACCTGGAAGACGACGATGCGGACTTCGATATCGAAGACGAAGATGAAACCGCCGTGGAGGACGAAACAGGGGAGGACGACGATTCCCCTGATGCGGACAGACGTTAA
- a CDS encoding CaiB/BaiF CoA-transferase family protein, giving the protein MIRALTDCLVVELTTQLPGPYCAMLLADLGARVIKVEPPGGDPLRGFPPAYASVNRGKRNIVIDLKKDAGRAVMSRLIGRADVVLEGFRPGVAERLGVDYPAAKSLNPAVVYCAISGFGQEGPYRDRAGHDINYLAIGGMLGRGDQLAVPPVLISDLSSGLYAALAVSAALLRRAATGEGSFIDLSMTDCVLSWMALDLAEAARDPDAAAQDPDAAAQDPDAAAQDPDAAAQDPDAAAQDPDAARGQFLGNIPHYGIFKTSDGRHISLGIVHEDHFWARLCGVLELDEWRDWPTEKRLARAAEIREKLRAVFATASCREWDRRLREADVPCAPIYHLDELPDDPYIQYRNPFYHLVASDLSESRQVRPPYRTDPLESEAQLPPPVKGEHTRSVLSDSGYDDDEIDQLIRLGAVHASRIGE; this is encoded by the coding sequence ATGATTCGCGCACTGACCGACTGCCTGGTGGTGGAGTTGACCACGCAATTGCCGGGTCCCTACTGCGCCATGCTGCTGGCCGATCTCGGCGCCCGGGTGATCAAGGTGGAACCGCCCGGCGGGGATCCCCTGCGCGGTTTCCCCCCGGCGTACGCCAGCGTCAACCGCGGCAAGCGGAACATCGTGATCGACCTCAAAAAGGACGCGGGGAGGGCGGTCATGAGCCGCCTGATCGGCCGGGCGGACGTCGTGCTGGAAGGATTCCGGCCCGGCGTGGCGGAACGGCTCGGCGTGGACTATCCGGCGGCAAAAAGTCTGAACCCCGCCGTCGTGTACTGCGCCATCTCGGGATTCGGACAGGAAGGCCCCTACCGGGACCGTGCCGGCCATGACATCAACTACCTCGCGATCGGCGGCATGCTCGGTCGCGGCGATCAGCTCGCGGTCCCTCCCGTACTGATTTCAGATCTTTCCTCCGGCCTGTATGCCGCGCTGGCCGTTTCCGCCGCCCTCTTGCGGCGCGCGGCCACGGGGGAGGGAAGCTTCATCGATCTGTCCATGACCGACTGCGTCCTTTCATGGATGGCGCTCGATCTCGCCGAGGCGGCGCGGGATCCAGACGCGGCGGCGCAGGATCCAGACGCGGCGGCGCAGGATCCAGACGCGGCGGCGCAGGATCCAGACGCGGCGGCGCAGGATCCAGACGCGGCGGCGCAGGATCCAGACGCGGCTCGTGGGCAGTTCCTCGGGAACATCCCGCATTACGGGATCTTCAAGACCTCGGACGGCCGGCATATCAGCCTCGGGATCGTCCACGAGGACCATTTCTGGGCGCGCCTGTGTGGCGTGCTTGAACTCGACGAGTGGCGGGACTGGCCCACGGAAAAGCGCCTGGCCCGAGCGGCCGAAATAAGGGAGAAACTCCGCGCCGTTTTCGCCACGGCATCCTGCCGGGAATGGGACCGGAGACTGCGCGAAGCCGACGTTCCCTGCGCACCGATTTACCATCTTGACGAGTTGCCGGACGACCCTTATATACAGTATCGAAACCCGTTTTATCATCTCGTCGCTTCCGACCTGTCGGAAAGCCGCCAGGTCAGGCCGCCGTACCGTACAGATCCGCTGGAGTCCGAAGCCCAGCTTCCGCCTCCCGTCAAAGGTGAACATACGCGATCGGTGCTATCGGATTCCGGATACGACGATGACGAGATCGACCAATTGATACGACTAGGCGCAGTTCACGCATCCCGAATCGGGGAGTAG
- a CDS encoding AMP-binding protein, translated as MTTSVSNFALDVVDRHARQPGRVALRWQNAGGYTTDVTFLDMKIRSEKVACVLRNHGVRPGQRVFILLPLCTAWWESVLGCMRAGAVAVLGQDASTSQVLKDQINQSRSTLVIASDAVADVIGRIMDDCSRITHWLSVGWEREGWVDFDRRVSLAPAGFNAVETHGSDPCIVVYDQGSPATETTHCHGDERYDLEQLDAWRDGLAIALQEVSEQP; from the coding sequence ATGACCACATCCGTTTCAAATTTCGCCCTGGACGTCGTGGACCGGCATGCGAGGCAACCAGGCCGGGTCGCGCTGCGATGGCAAAACGCAGGCGGCTACACGACGGACGTGACCTTCCTGGACATGAAGATACGCTCCGAGAAAGTCGCCTGCGTGTTGCGCAACCACGGCGTGCGTCCGGGACAGCGGGTATTCATCCTGCTGCCGCTGTGCACGGCCTGGTGGGAGTCCGTGCTCGGCTGCATGCGCGCGGGCGCCGTGGCCGTACTGGGCCAGGACGCGTCCACGTCACAGGTGCTGAAGGACCAGATCAATCAGTCCCGATCGACGCTGGTGATCGCGTCCGACGCCGTCGCGGACGTGATCGGCCGGATCATGGACGACTGCAGCCGGATCACCCACTGGCTGTCCGTAGGCTGGGAGCGCGAGGGGTGGGTGGATTTCGATCGCCGGGTCTCCCTCGCCCCGGCCGGCTTCAATGCGGTGGAGACGCACGGATCCGATCCGTGCATCGTCGTGTACGACCAGGGATCGCCGGCCACCGAAACCACGCACTGTCACGGCGACGAAAGATACGACCTGGAGCAGCTCGACGCGTGGCGCGACGGGCTGGCCATCGCGTTACAGGAAGTGTCCGAGCAACCATGA
- a CDS encoding SDR family NAD(P)-dependent oxidoreductase, protein MILKDRTAIVTGGGQGIGRAICGIFAEEGAAVVVVDINESAAEETARMLNREGYPGRSARAVRADISVAAEISALADGVVEEYGRVDILVNNAGLALFRSVEACTEEEWDRVMAVNLKGPFLLSKALLPTMIARRSGAVINLASVAGKTGGVVSGAPYSVSKAGIECLTKSLARELAPHGVRVNAIAPGIIDTALTAHHDPAFVDAIPLGGSKGEPRDVAEAALFLASDRSRHITGEILDVNGGLLMD, encoded by the coding sequence ATGATCCTGAAGGACCGTACGGCCATCGTAACCGGCGGCGGGCAGGGCATCGGCCGGGCGATTTGCGGTATCTTCGCCGAAGAAGGCGCCGCCGTCGTGGTCGTGGATATCAACGAATCCGCCGCAGAGGAGACCGCCCGGATGCTGAACCGGGAAGGCTATCCCGGACGGTCCGCGCGGGCCGTCCGGGCGGACATCTCGGTCGCGGCGGAGATCAGCGCTCTGGCGGACGGTGTCGTCGAGGAATACGGCCGCGTGGACATTCTCGTGAATAACGCGGGACTGGCCCTGTTCAGATCGGTGGAAGCGTGCACGGAGGAAGAATGGGACCGGGTGATGGCGGTCAACCTCAAGGGACCGTTCCTGCTGTCAAAGGCCCTGTTGCCCACCATGATCGCCCGGCGATCCGGGGCGGTAATCAACCTGGCCTCGGTCGCGGGGAAGACCGGCGGCGTAGTGTCCGGAGCGCCCTATTCGGTCTCCAAGGCCGGGATCGAGTGCCTGACCAAGTCGCTGGCCCGCGAGCTTGCGCCGCACGGGGTCCGTGTCAACGCCATCGCGCCCGGGATCATAGATACCGCCCTGACCGCCCATCACGATCCTGCATTCGTCGACGCGATCCCCCTGGGCGGCAGCAAAGGGGAACCACGGGACGTGGCCGAGGCGGCGCTGTTCCTGGCATCGGACCGGTCGCGGCACATCACCGGCGAGATCCTGGACGTCAACGGCGGCCTGTTGATGGACTGA
- a CDS encoding nucleoside hydrolase, protein MPSRIILDTDTGVDDALAILLAMRSPELRVEAITGVCGNTSLENCIRNIHLTLNVVDARETPVVARGEERPLVRELAFAGDIHGDDGLGGVTNQVDADGRRVYPDPDRQTSTVHAVELILDLAGRYPGELILVAVGPLTNVARAVMKDPDRMRGLREIIIMGGAFETGGNVSPVAEFNIHADPHAAQIVCDAGIPLVFVPLDATRQAFLDAGTIDRFAAGAGARATFVRDCTARYVAFHRQKRGVNGCFLHDPLAVAVAVREDLVTTVPARVDVETAGDLTTGMTVSDLRSDRWGEPNARVCTAVDVQAFTRLFEERVLA, encoded by the coding sequence ATGCCTTCACGCATCATCCTGGACACCGATACGGGGGTCGACGACGCCCTGGCCATCCTGCTGGCCATGCGGTCGCCCGAGCTTCGCGTCGAGGCCATCACGGGGGTCTGCGGAAACACGTCGCTTGAGAACTGCATACGGAACATACACCTCACCCTGAACGTAGTCGATGCCCGTGAAACGCCGGTTGTCGCCCGCGGAGAGGAACGGCCGCTGGTCCGCGAACTGGCCTTCGCCGGGGATATCCACGGCGACGACGGACTGGGCGGAGTGACCAATCAGGTGGACGCGGACGGGCGCCGCGTATATCCGGACCCCGATCGGCAGACGAGTACCGTTCACGCCGTCGAACTGATCCTGGACCTCGCCGGCCGGTACCCGGGTGAGCTCATCCTGGTCGCCGTGGGTCCGCTCACCAACGTCGCTCGGGCCGTCATGAAGGATCCGGACCGCATGCGCGGGCTAAGGGAGATCATCATCATGGGCGGCGCCTTCGAGACCGGCGGAAATGTTTCTCCGGTGGCGGAATTCAACATCCACGCCGATCCCCATGCCGCGCAAATCGTCTGCGATGCCGGAATCCCCCTGGTCTTCGTTCCACTCGACGCGACCCGGCAGGCGTTCCTGGATGCGGGAACGATCGACCGTTTTGCCGCTGGTGCGGGTGCAAGGGCAACCTTCGTACGCGACTGCACGGCCCGTTACGTGGCCTTTCACCGGCAGAAGAGGGGCGTCAACGGCTGCTTCCTCCACGATCCCCTCGCCGTGGCCGTCGCCGTCCGGGAAGACCTCGTCACGACGGTACCGGCCCGGGTGGACGTGGAAACTGCAGGCGATCTCACCACGGGCATGACCGTGTCCGACCTTCGTTCCGACCGGTGGGGCGAACCGAACGCGAGGGTCTGCACCGCGGTGGACGTCCAGGCATTCACCAGGTTGTTCGAGGAAAGGGTGCTCGCATGA
- a CDS encoding M14 family metallopeptidase, which produces MYRIFATLALVVAAACPAIAQEYDVSELQTRAEFSDYDETTRYAEVMSYLRAAVLASDRLHLTEFGYTTEGRTLPLLVFGDVWDASAAEVARTSKTRVFVQANIHAGEVCGKEALLMLIRELASGAYADWADSLVLMMAPIYNADGNERISLYNRPRQHGPVGGMGQRPNVQGFDLNRDHMKLDSPEARSLVWLMNEYDPHVLIDLHTTNGTVHGYHLTYSPPLNPNTDRRIIELMRDRWLPEVRATVREAYGWEFYYYGNVPRAGSAREPGWYTFDHRPRFNNNYVGLRNRIAILSEAYAYASFEDRIMATLAFVKENVHFAHRNASSIRETLETVDLESVVGRDLAVRSAFARSGEPVEILLGEVDEMRNPYTGEVMYLRKEVLKPTSMYEYGTFSATETERAPRTYFVPPSLSTVIERLDAHGIWYEELSGPRELALERFRIDVSQAAERPFQGRHERTLSGVYEPVVHTLEPGTLVVPVDQKLGRLVYYLLEPRSDDGLVAWALLDDVLEGAEHYPILREPADP; this is translated from the coding sequence ATGTACCGAATCTTCGCCACCCTCGCCCTGGTCGTGGCGGCCGCTTGCCCCGCCATTGCCCAGGAATATGACGTATCCGAGCTCCAGACGCGCGCCGAGTTCTCCGATTACGACGAGACGACCCGGTACGCGGAGGTCATGTCCTACCTCCGGGCCGCCGTGCTCGCATCCGACCGGCTCCACCTGACCGAATTCGGCTACACGACGGAAGGCCGTACCCTGCCCCTGCTCGTCTTCGGCGACGTCTGGGACGCATCCGCGGCGGAAGTCGCCCGGACCAGCAAAACGAGGGTGTTCGTCCAGGCGAACATCCACGCCGGTGAGGTGTGCGGCAAGGAAGCCCTGCTCATGCTGATCCGGGAACTGGCCTCCGGAGCGTATGCGGACTGGGCCGATTCCCTGGTGCTGATGATGGCGCCGATCTACAATGCCGACGGCAACGAGCGGATCAGCCTGTACAACCGCCCGCGCCAGCATGGACCCGTGGGGGGCATGGGGCAGCGGCCGAACGTCCAGGGTTTCGACCTGAACCGCGATCACATGAAGCTGGACTCCCCCGAGGCGCGGTCCCTGGTCTGGCTCATGAACGAATACGATCCCCACGTGCTGATCGATCTCCACACCACGAACGGCACCGTCCACGGCTACCACCTTACCTACTCGCCGCCGCTCAACCCCAATACCGACCGCCGGATCATCGAACTGATGCGGGATCGGTGGCTGCCCGAAGTGCGAGCCACCGTCCGGGAGGCTTACGGGTGGGAGTTCTACTACTACGGCAACGTGCCCCGGGCCGGGTCGGCCCGTGAACCGGGGTGGTACACCTTCGATCACCGGCCCCGGTTCAACAACAACTACGTGGGACTCCGGAACCGTATCGCCATACTGAGTGAAGCCTATGCCTACGCGTCCTTCGAAGACCGCATCATGGCCACACTGGCCTTCGTGAAGGAAAACGTCCACTTCGCCCACCGGAACGCGTCTTCGATACGCGAGACCCTGGAGACCGTGGACCTGGAATCGGTCGTGGGCCGGGACCTGGCCGTCCGTTCCGCATTCGCCCGGTCCGGTGAACCGGTGGAAATCCTGCTTGGTGAAGTCGACGAGATGCGCAACCCCTACACAGGCGAGGTCATGTATCTCCGGAAGGAAGTCCTGAAACCGACTTCGATGTACGAGTACGGGACATTCTCCGCGACGGAGACGGAGCGTGCGCCCCGGACGTATTTCGTACCTCCCTCCCTGTCCACCGTGATCGAACGGCTGGATGCCCACGGCATCTGGTACGAGGAACTCTCCGGTCCGCGCGAACTGGCGCTGGAGCGGTTCAGGATAGACGTTTCGCAGGCCGCCGAACGGCCCTTCCAGGGTAGACACGAACGGACCCTGTCGGGCGTCTACGAACCCGTGGTCCACACGCTGGAACCCGGCACGCTGGTCGTACCCGTCGATCAGAAGCTGGGCAGGCTGGTATACTACCTGCTGGAACCCCGGTCTGACGACGGCCTGGTCGCTTGGGCGCTGTTGGACGATGTGCTCGAAGGCGCGGAACACTATCCCATACTGCGCGAACCGGCCGACCCATAA
- a CDS encoding VOC family protein: MPVGNRNQLVPGCGTHHVAVQTRDWNASLRLYQEVLGMQPVAEFGPAERRILLLDAGDGSHIELFQPTADTPLPGGPSPNDPVTHIALATTDARTAIEHVRSHGYEVTIEPKEVNLGGLEVTVAFFKGPCGEVIEFFQEH; this comes from the coding sequence ATGCCGGTAGGCAACAGAAACCAACTGGTTCCCGGATGCGGAACCCATCACGTGGCCGTCCAGACGCGGGACTGGAACGCATCGCTTCGGCTGTACCAGGAGGTCCTGGGCATGCAACCCGTGGCGGAGTTCGGCCCCGCTGAGCGGCGGATCCTGCTCCTCGACGCCGGGGATGGCAGTCACATCGAACTGTTCCAGCCCACAGCGGATACCCCATTGCCCGGCGGTCCCTCGCCCAATGACCCGGTCACCCACATCGCGCTGGCCACGACGGATGCGCGGACCGCGATCGAACACGTCCGGTCCCATGGATACGAAGTGACGATCGAACCGAAAGAGGTCAATCTGGGAGGACTGGAAGTAACCGTCGCCTTCTTCAAAGGTCCGTGCGGCGAGGTGATCGAGTTCTTCCAGGAACATTGA
- the argG gene encoding argininosuccinate synthase gives MDLSGLKGRTVGAAVSGGLDSCTVTRWLADHDVDVVCVTADLGQPDEERIDYVAERMMRCGAKDSVIVDAKDELAQAGIEVIQCQAMYEGSYWNTTGIARHITVRSLLPELKKRGIDILSHGATGRGNDQVRFQLVANMIDPAVEVYAPWRDQAFLDDFPGRKEMIDFCEDRALPIQASHEKPYSTDANILGLTHEAGRLESLETPAGFITPGMGVHPREAPDASERFTVRFEQGVPVRVNGDPATPLSAIETANRIGGRNGVGIGIHTVENRFVGIKSRGVYESPAMTLLGQCYEFLLQLILDRRARRSFDQASAVIAEQIYQGYWYDPATQALRASVDVFNRLATGTIHVDLYKGGVSFVSAEDVPNSLYSETTASMEGVGDFDHKDSEGFLGVLGVSARALKSCGQTRQTR, from the coding sequence GGCGGCCTGGACAGTTGTACCGTCACCCGGTGGCTTGCGGACCACGACGTGGACGTGGTCTGCGTGACCGCCGACCTGGGCCAGCCGGATGAAGAACGCATCGACTACGTCGCCGAACGCATGATGCGGTGCGGCGCGAAGGACTCCGTAATCGTAGATGCGAAGGATGAATTGGCGCAGGCCGGGATCGAGGTCATCCAGTGTCAGGCCATGTACGAAGGGAGCTACTGGAATACGACCGGCATCGCCCGTCACATCACCGTGCGTTCCCTGCTGCCCGAGCTCAAGAAGCGCGGCATCGATATCCTCTCCCACGGCGCGACCGGCCGCGGAAACGACCAGGTCAGGTTCCAGCTCGTGGCCAACATGATCGACCCTGCGGTCGAGGTCTACGCCCCCTGGAGGGACCAGGCTTTCCTGGACGATTTTCCCGGACGAAAGGAAATGATCGACTTCTGTGAAGACCGGGCGTTGCCGATACAGGCTTCCCACGAGAAACCCTATTCCACGGACGCGAACATCCTCGGGTTGACCCACGAGGCCGGCCGCCTCGAGTCGCTCGAGACCCCGGCCGGTTTCATCACGCCCGGCATGGGCGTCCATCCCAGGGAAGCGCCCGATGCGTCCGAACGGTTTACCGTCCGCTTCGAACAAGGCGTGCCGGTCCGGGTAAACGGAGACCCGGCGACGCCGCTGTCGGCCATCGAGACGGCCAACCGGATCGGCGGCAGAAACGGCGTCGGGATCGGGATCCACACGGTGGAAAACCGCTTCGTGGGCATCAAGAGCCGGGGCGTTTACGAGTCGCCGGCCATGACGCTCCTCGGTCAGTGCTACGAGTTCCTGCTGCAGCTCATTCTCGACCGCCGCGCACGTCGTTCCTTCGACCAGGCCTCGGCAGTCATCGCGGAGCAGATCTACCAGGGGTACTGGTACGATCCCGCCACCCAGGCGCTGCGGGCATCCGTCGACGTGTTCAACCGGCTCGCAACGGGGACCATTCACGTCGATCTGTACAAAGGCGGCGTGTCCTTCGTGTCGGCCGAGGACGTCCCCAACTCGCTCTATTCCGAGACGACGGCTTCCATGGAAGGTGTGGGTGATTTCGACCACAAGGATTCCGAGGGATTCCTGGGCGTGCTGGGCGTCAGCGCACGGGCGCTCAAATCATGCGGTCAGACCAGACAGACGCGGTAG